The following proteins are encoded in a genomic region of Brachypodium distachyon strain Bd21 chromosome 1, Brachypodium_distachyon_v3.0, whole genome shotgun sequence:
- the LOC100835594 gene encoding HMG-Y-related protein A, protein MATSTSSGDESSPPAPSDLAVLPSYPEMIVEAIASLAEDNGSSQAAIARRIEAARGAAGELPPSHPALVAAHLSRMSATDRLVAVAGGKYALPPPPVGRPVEAEEEEEEDDDGSPDDAPPPPPPKRGRGRPPKVRPPPGYPGGPPAAIGAPSDGLAVAPATPAAPRRRGRPPKPRDPHAPPKVPRPRGRPRKNPLPDGMMPVPRPGSTTSKPRLQFAEVGFV, encoded by the exons ATGGCCACTTCCACTTCCAGCGGCGACGAGTCGTCGCCCCCCGCGCCCTCGGACCTCGCCGTGCTCCCCTCCTACCCCGAG ATGATCGTGGAGGCGATCGCGTCGCTGGCCGAGGATAACGGCTCCAGCCAGGCCGCCATCGCGCGCCGCATCGAGGcggcccgcggcgccgccggcgagctcccgcCGTCGCACCCCGCGCTCGTCGCCGCGCACCTCTCCCGCATGTCCGCCACCGACCGGCTCGTGGCGGTCGCCGGAGGGAAATACGCgctccccccgccgccggtgggACGCCCCGTAGAGgcggaagaagaggaggaggaggacgacgacggctcTCCCgacgacgcgccgccgccgcctccccccaAGCGAGGCCGCGGCCGGCCCCCGAAGGTGCGCCCGCCGCCAGGATACCCCGGCGGACCTCCTGCCGCCATCGGCGCGCCTAGCGACGGACTAGCCGTCGCCCCGGCAActcctgccgcgccgcgccggcgcggccgtcCTCCCAAGCCGAGGGACCCACACGCGCCTCCGAAGGTCCCGCGCCCGCGAGGCCGGCCGCGCAAGAACCCGCTCCCGGACGGCATGATGCCAGTCCCGCGCCCTGGCTCCACCACGTCCAAGCCGCGCCTGCAGTTCGCCGAGGTCGGCTTCGTGTGA